From one Desulfobacterales bacterium genomic stretch:
- a CDS encoding haloacid dehalogenase type II: MAISLAFDVYGTMIDTSGIATALERIIGDPASALSQVWREKQLEYSFRRGLMQNYQDFSVCTEQALDYACLLFGIKITLNQKKSLMDGYKILPPHSDVEEGLSRLKSAGFRMFAFSNGRADDVHILLKNAHIEGYFEGIVSTDDIKSYKPNPGVYAHFLRQSKSIGSEAWLISSNPFDVIGAISAGMRAAWVKRSPKVIFDPWGIEPTITVGGIIDLYEFLSHSGNPV; encoded by the coding sequence ATGGCAATTTCTCTTGCATTCGATGTATACGGAACAATGATAGACACCTCAGGGATTGCCACAGCCTTAGAGAGGATCATTGGTGACCCGGCCAGTGCTTTATCGCAGGTCTGGCGTGAAAAACAGCTCGAATACTCATTCAGGCGCGGACTTATGCAGAACTACCAGGACTTTTCGGTCTGTACGGAACAGGCGCTTGACTATGCATGTCTATTATTTGGAATAAAAATTACACTGAACCAAAAAAAGAGCCTTATGGATGGCTATAAAATTTTGCCACCTCATTCTGATGTTGAAGAAGGCTTGTCGAGGTTGAAATCTGCTGGATTCCGGATGTTCGCATTTTCAAATGGTCGCGCAGATGATGTTCATATTTTGCTTAAAAATGCTCATATCGAAGGCTATTTTGAAGGCATCGTCAGCACAGACGATATTAAAAGCTACAAACCAAATCCAGGTGTTTATGCACATTTTCTGCGTCAATCCAAATCAATTGGTTCCGAGGCATGGTTAATTTCAAGTAATCCTTTTGATGTTATCGGGGCGATTTCTGCCGGAATGCGCGCAGCGTGGGTCAAACGGTCCCCCAAAGTCATATTTGACCCGTGGGGGATTGAACCAACGATCACTGTGGGTGGAATAATTGACCTTTATGAATTTCTAAGCCACTCAGGCAATCCGGTCTGA